Proteins from one Natrinema versiforme genomic window:
- a CDS encoding DUF262 domain-containing protein encodes MDAEDQFLQNVFAGEKQFVIPVFQRNYSWGQEELEALWSDIQNLLEADSISEEHFIGTFVVMPGNHRPGTVPEYLVIDGQQRLISLTLFLSAIRDYAAEIGGEQYTNFAEEINKKYLIDEFKDGVEKFKVVSRAEDRDALFAIVEQESVDGDLADTSIYSSYEFLYERIDDLNGDDELQTLDRLKQIIIQQLPLVMITTSEDENPYAIFETLNERGLQLEESDLIRNHVFMQLSLTEQDQFNDDHWMPFEQKFEETDRHGGVDLTEFYRDYMMRNGEYVQKNEIYHQFKQRTADLTPHELVDKLSYYADLYLWIHRPGTAPREELTDALERIQYLEIGTAHQLILNLLDRWNSDELSLDELLDILHGLESFVLRRFICGRSTRGYYRTFPIAARSIEDGNEKESLFAYLESQGWPDDAELFDNINRFDMYNRDKKKTWLILWTLEEQFGHQEPVQYDELTIEHVMPQTIDDNEWGDEWKDLLGEEWERIHDQWLHALGNLTLSGYNPELSNRPFAEKRELLMESHVELNSYFEDLERWTEDNLRERNQDLAERVASIWTTPDIDDT; translated from the coding sequence ATGGACGCCGAAGATCAATTTCTCCAGAACGTATTTGCGGGCGAGAAGCAGTTTGTCATACCAGTATTCCAACGGAACTATTCGTGGGGACAAGAGGAATTAGAAGCTCTCTGGTCTGATATCCAGAATCTCTTGGAAGCCGACTCAATCTCGGAAGAACACTTCATTGGGACTTTCGTCGTTATGCCCGGCAACCACCGACCCGGGACAGTTCCCGAATATCTCGTGATTGACGGACAGCAGCGCCTTATTTCACTCACGCTGTTTTTGAGCGCTATTCGTGACTACGCAGCCGAAATCGGAGGCGAACAGTACACGAACTTCGCTGAGGAGATCAACAAGAAGTATCTTATCGACGAGTTCAAAGACGGGGTTGAGAAATTCAAGGTCGTCTCCCGCGCTGAGGACCGAGACGCCCTCTTTGCAATCGTTGAACAGGAATCTGTGGATGGGGATTTGGCGGATACTTCGATCTATAGCAGCTATGAGTTCCTCTATGAACGGATTGACGACCTCAACGGCGACGACGAACTACAAACCTTAGATCGGCTCAAACAAATCATCATCCAGCAGCTTCCACTGGTGATGATTACGACGTCTGAAGATGAGAATCCCTATGCGATTTTTGAGACGTTGAACGAGCGTGGACTCCAGCTTGAGGAATCGGATCTTATCCGGAATCACGTCTTTATGCAGCTATCTCTGACCGAACAGGACCAGTTCAACGACGATCACTGGATGCCATTCGAGCAAAAATTCGAAGAAACAGACCGTCATGGCGGGGTCGATCTCACTGAGTTCTATCGGGATTATATGATGCGAAACGGTGAATACGTCCAGAAGAATGAGATCTATCATCAGTTCAAGCAACGAACCGCAGACCTGACTCCTCACGAATTGGTTGACAAATTATCGTACTATGCCGATCTGTACCTCTGGATCCATCGGCCTGGAACAGCCCCCCGTGAGGAGCTGACGGATGCGCTAGAACGCATCCAGTATCTGGAAATCGGGACTGCCCACCAATTGATCCTGAATTTGCTTGACCGGTGGAACTCCGATGAGCTCAGCCTCGATGAGCTCCTCGACATCCTTCACGGACTAGAGAGCTTCGTGCTCCGTCGATTCATTTGCGGTCGTAGTACCCGAGGGTACTATCGGACGTTCCCAATTGCGGCCCGCTCAATCGAAGATGGCAACGAGAAAGAATCGCTGTTCGCCTATCTGGAGAGTCAAGGGTGGCCTGATGACGCAGAACTCTTCGATAATATCAATCGGTTCGATATGTACAACCGGGATAAGAAGAAAACGTGGCTTATTCTCTGGACGCTCGAAGAGCAGTTCGGCCACCAAGAGCCAGTACAGTACGATGAATTAACGATAGAGCATGTGATGCCCCAGACCATCGATGACAACGAGTGGGGTGACGAATGGAAGGATCTGCTCGGCGAAGAGTGGGAGCGTATTCATGACCAGTGGTTACACGCACTAGGTAACTTGACTCTCAGCGGGTACAACCCCGAACTCTCGAATCGGCCGTTCGCGGAGAAGCGAGAACTCCTTATGGAAAGCCACGTCGAACTGAACAGCTATTTCGAGGATTTGGAACGCTGGACTGAGGACAATCTCAGGGAACGTAATCAAGACCTCGCCGAGCGCGTCGCATCAATCTGGACAACTCCAGATATCGACGATACGTAG
- a CDS encoding DUF6166 domain-containing protein, translated as MNRNVPMASSESVPVASPGQSHRDAVEYVGFRVDGQAVVLNLSEHRRLSLERSLDLVNHSPSGFEWGYSGSGPAQLACALLLDYYDDEQFAREHYIAFRNQVVSQLECDGAAACWHLPGEEIDAAMATLTDDVVALADGGRPSPTLPENWRAVSRPDRRVFQRADRDHYIVLGDGSDEWLVVLCSQGDRAYPAPLAHRTVVEEADVERVIQELAEESNDLIEPPEGEH; from the coding sequence ATGAACAGGAATGTACCTATGGCCAGTTCGGAATCGGTTCCAGTTGCATCGCCCGGTCAGTCTCACCGAGACGCAGTCGAGTACGTCGGCTTCCGCGTCGACGGCCAAGCCGTCGTGCTGAACCTCTCGGAGCATCGGCGGCTCTCCCTCGAACGCAGTCTCGACCTCGTTAACCACAGTCCAAGCGGATTCGAGTGGGGATACAGTGGCAGCGGGCCCGCCCAGCTCGCGTGCGCACTCCTACTCGACTACTACGACGATGAGCAGTTCGCCCGTGAGCACTACATTGCGTTCCGGAATCAAGTGGTCTCGCAGCTGGAGTGCGACGGTGCCGCGGCGTGCTGGCACCTCCCCGGCGAGGAGATCGACGCCGCGATGGCGACCCTTACCGACGACGTCGTCGCCCTCGCCGACGGCGGACGGCCGTCACCGACGCTCCCCGAGAACTGGCGAGCCGTCTCTCGCCCTGATCGAAGAGTGTTCCAGCGCGCTGATCGCGACCACTACATCGTGCTCGGGGATGGAAGCGACGAGTGGCTGGTCGTGCTCTGCAGCCAGGGTGACCGGGCATATCCTGCCCCGCTCGCACATCGGACAGTTGTCGAGGAGGCTGACGTGGAACGGGTAATCCAAGAACTCGCCGAAGAGAGCAACGACCTCATCGAACCCCCGGAGGGGGAGCACTGA
- a CDS encoding SDR family oxidoreductase, which yields MSDDFGSELDGKVAIVTGASSGIGEATAKSLASRGASVVLAARREGELEALQTQIEADDGDALVVPTDITNDDDIDALVDATTEEYGRIDILVNNAGYMPLTHIADADRETLQTTIDVNLTGLITLTHAVIPTMLEQESGHIVNLSSVVGRFLMENGSHYNAAKAGVKMFGDSLRLDVAADGIRVATIEPGSVATELLEHIPDDEIKEGIEEYAAGLRPLQPDDIARTITFVVSQPPHVDINEVLIRPTDQVQP from the coding sequence ATGTCAGACGATTTCGGCTCCGAACTGGATGGAAAGGTTGCGATTGTCACTGGAGCGTCCTCCGGGATCGGTGAGGCGACGGCAAAGTCACTCGCATCCCGTGGCGCCAGTGTTGTCCTCGCTGCACGACGGGAAGGTGAATTGGAGGCACTCCAAACACAGATCGAAGCGGACGATGGCGATGCACTCGTCGTACCGACCGATATTACGAACGACGACGACATCGACGCGCTCGTCGACGCGACGACCGAAGAATACGGTCGAATCGACATTCTCGTGAACAACGCGGGATACATGCCTCTCACCCACATCGCTGATGCGGATCGGGAGACGCTTCAGACCACTATCGACGTCAATCTAACTGGCCTAATCACACTCACCCACGCAGTCATTCCGACGATGCTGGAGCAAGAGAGCGGTCACATCGTCAATCTCTCCTCGGTCGTCGGACGGTTCCTCATGGAGAACGGGTCGCACTACAACGCGGCAAAGGCCGGTGTGAAGATGTTCGGCGATTCACTCCGGTTGGACGTTGCGGCAGACGGGATCAGGGTGGCGACAATCGAACCGGGCTCGGTCGCGACAGAACTCCTCGAACACATCCCTGACGACGAAATCAAAGAGGGTATCGAGGAATACGCAGCGGGGCTGCGTCCCCTTCAGCCGGACGACATCGCTCGAACGATCACGTTCGTCGTCTCGCAACCACCCCATGTCGATATCAACGAAGTCCTCATCCGTCCGACCGATCAAGTCCAGCCCTAA